The DNA window TTTCAGTCATTTTTATAACAGGCTTTCTTTCCACTGGCATCATTTCCTCAGGTAGTGGCCCCAAATTGGGGTATGTTACTTGTGGATAATATGTTTGTAATCTAGGAATTGATTCTTCTCTAAGATATTTTTCTAAAACGTTTGCAACATTGTATATAGGGGAACCTTTGGCATTGTACGTCTTTGCATTCCATGGCAAAAAAGCCACATCTTTCACGTATTCcataatatcaatataatGAGGTATCCTCTTCTTTAAAGTATTCAGTGACACTGGATTTCTAATGATTGTATAGTAATCGGGATAATTCTTCTTCGGTGGAAGAGTGTTGAAAACAGGATGAATTAGGTAATTATTCACATTATCTTTTACCTCGAATAGCTTGTTGTATTCATCTTTAATTCTATTCCTGAGTAATTGTAAGTCTTCTGAAGACATGCTcgataatatttttaccTTTTTAATTCTGTCGGGTGTATCTCTTTCCAGTACCTTTTTCACTAACTTATTTTTCTCTAAAtgttggaaaattttttgatttcgCTTTGTTAAACTTGAATGCGCTGCCGCATAGTTTACCCGGTTGATAATTGAATAATGTAGTTCAAGAACATACGATCAAGTACAGCTCTATTTACATTAGTCTGAGTCTTTGAGTTGTTTCACTGATTATGCTGATTATTTATTAAGTCTATAATACTTACAGTTTTAATATATACAGTTTTATGTTTGGGCGAATATtgtcattaaaaatttgaagtcCGTCTTTGCCTGACTGATGGATCTGATGTGAGTTGCTATTCTTTCTTGGAAACGGTGGTATCGTTACTAAATTGATTGAACTCCACACCGCTCGAGTTACTTAAATCGTCgttctcaaaatttccatCTTCGTCGACTTCATCATGGTACTTCTTAATTATTTGAACTCTCCAGAAACCATCTTCACCAAGAATGTCCTTAGTATCTAATTTATAACCACCATATCTTGGTAAGATTTGTGCCCAGACTAAGTAGTAGACACCACCAATAGCGAAAATACCCCATGCGACAACACAATGGATCCAGTAAGGTAAGCTGTCGTAGACGTTTTGACCAGCAGATGGTGGAACGTAAGGTGCGACGATTAAGAATAAGTTGGCCAATGCAAAGAACGAAGTGACAATGATACCTGCTTTGATTGGTGGGTTCCATTCAATGGCACCTTGTCTTTTTTGCCAGTAGATCCAGAGCAAACCACAACTGATGGCAAAGTTAATGATATTCATTGGATAGGAAATCAAGTTTAAAATGAAGTTATAAGCATCACCTGCTGGTGGGGCTAGAATGGTGATAAcacaaataatgaaatgttGGAAAAGACCAACACCTGGAGAATTGAAAGGTTTGGAACTTGCGAAGAAATTAGAGAATGGAAGGACACCTTCACGACCTAATTGTTGGATGATTCTACCTTGGGAGAAGATGACGGATAAGACATTACCTAGAGCAGACAAACCAACAAAAGCGGCGGCAGCTTTTCTAGCGTTACCACCAAAGACAATATCGAAGAAATCAGCAGCTAAGACTAATTTAGATGAGACCAACTTGTCCTTTGGAACGACTGCAAAATAGGCAATGTTGACAAAGATGTAGATAATTGTAATGAAGATCAATGAAGTTGGACCAGCAAGCTTTAAAGTTCTAACTGGGTTCTTGACTTCACCAAGAGCGTAGTTAACGTTTGAGTAACCGACATATGACCAAATAACGTTATACAAGGCAGTAACGATACCATAAGCAGAGGCATTTTCTGTACCATCGAATGCATTGTGGAAATTGTGACTTTGATATCCATCTTTTAAGCCACCACCTAAAGCAACCCAACCTGTGACTGagatgaaaataacgatgaaaactttgaaaatacCTAAGgcattttgtaaatatagACCAATTTTGACATTAATACTATTGACTAAAAAGGCGAAAGCGATGACAGCGCAACCGATACCCTTTTCTCTCCATTCAGTGACATCCGCATCTGCAGCAGTTAAGAACATAACTGCAGTGTTAACAGAGTTACCTGCAGCCCAACCAAGGAAAAACACATATGCGGCATACATACAagtaataaaaaatcttggttttttgaaaatgagcTCCAAATAGTTCTTTTCACCACCGTTCTTTGGTAAAGCAGTTCCAAACTCCATGTAGACATAAAGACCAGCTAAAGCGATGATACCACCGACAGCCCACATGATTAAGGCGAGACCAATGGAACCACACTGCGTGTAGATGGTAGAAGAAGTGGAGAAAACACCTGTACCCAACATTCTGTTACAAATCAGACCAATACATGAGAGGAGACCTAATTGTTTTTCACCTTTATCTAGTTGTGTTAAAAATTGTTGGCCAGCTTCTAGTTCTGAAACGTCATCTTGTTCAGTGCTCTCTTCCTTTGTTgtagatgaaaatttataattttccTTGTTAAAGATATTCAGCTGTGTTAAGAAGGACTTGCTTGAGTCTTCAGACATTTTTACTCTTTTTGTTGAAGTAATGTGTgtttgataatattataaTATCCTATTGTGAAAAGAGTAGAGAACAATTTTGGGATACCAATAGTCTTTCTCAAGTCAAGCTAAGATGgtagaatatatatataaaaaaaagtcatCATCAAGAAATAAGAATCACTTAATCTCTCTGCCTAAAAGTGTGTCTAGACAGTACTctcattatttaaaaatGTGGAAAACACTTTATTCGAGATTTTTTATTGCTCATCGACTCAGTCGCCcatgaaaattttctttccttttccaGCGTTTCTTCCCGCCGTTCTCTCTCTCGAGAGAGAACGGCgggaagaaaaagaaacaagcAGCAGTGACgggaaaagagaaaatcaATGCTAAACGTGCTTAAACTCGATTCACCCACCCTCTGGAGGTGTG is part of the Kazachstania africana CBS 2517 chromosome 1, complete genome genome and encodes:
- the MUP1 gene encoding Mup1p (similar to Saccharomyces cerevisiae MUP1 (YGR055W); ancestral locus Anc_4.195), coding for MSEDSSKSFLTQLNIFNKENYKFSSTTKEESTEQDDVSELEAGQQFLTQLDKGEKQLGLLSCIGLICNRMLGTGVFSTSSTIYTQCGSIGLALIMWAVGGIIALAGLYVYMEFGTALPKNGGEKNYLELIFKKPRFFITCMYAAYVFFLGWAAGNSVNTAVMFLTAADADVTEWREKGIGCAVIAFAFLVNSINVKIGLYLQNALGIFKVFIVIFISVTGWVALGGGLKDGYQSHNFHNAFDGTENASAYGIVTALYNVIWSYVGYSNVNYALGEVKNPVRTLKLAGPTSLIFITIIYIFVNIAYFAVVPKDKLVSSKLVLAADFFDIVFGGNARKAAAAFVGLSALGNVLSVIFSQGRIIQQLGREGVLPFSNFFASSKPFNSPGVGLFQHFIICVITILAPPAGDAYNFILNLISYPMNIINFAISCGLLWIYWQKRQGAIEWNPPIKAGIIVTSFFALANLFLIVAPYVPPSAGQNVYDSLPYWIHCVVAWGIFAIGGVYYLVWAQILPRYGGYKLDTKDILGEDGFWRVQIIKKYHDEVDEDGNFENDDLSNSSGVEFNQFSNDTTVSKKE